Below is a window of Inquilinus sp. KBS0705 DNA.
TTTCTGCCGAGGTTGAAGACCGTGTAAAAGCCATTGCATCTAATGGTGGTACGCCGCTGGTGGTATCGCAAAACGAAGTAGTGCTGGGCACTATTGAGCTGCAGGACATTATAAAACCCGGCATAGCCGAGCGTTTTGAGCGCTTGCGCAAAATGGGTATAAAAACAGTAATGGTAACCGGCGATAACCCGCTTACCGCCAAGTTTATTGCCGAAAAGGCCGGTGTTGATGATTTTATTGCCGAGGCCAAGCCCGAAGATAAAATGAACTACATTAAACAAGAACAGCAAAGCGGCCGCCTGGTAGCCATGATGGGCGACGGCACAAACGATGCCCCTGCCCTTGCCCAGGCCGATGTAGGCGTAGCCATGAATAGCGGCACACAAGCCGCCAAGGAGGCCGGCAACATGGTTGATTTGGATAACGACCCAACCAAACTGATAGAAATTGTGGAAATAGGAAAGCAATTGCTTATTACACGCGGCACGCTTACCACCTTCTCGATAGCTAACGACGTAGCAAAATATTTTGCCATTGTACCGGCGCTGTTTATAGCTTCCATACCCGCCTTGCAGGCCATTAATATTATGCACCTGCACAGCCCCGAAAGCGCCATCCTGTCGGCAGTAATATTTAATGCCATTATTATCCCTATGCTGATACCATTGGCCTTAAAAGGTGTTGAATACAAACCGATTGGTGCCAGTGCCCTGCTACGCCGCAACCTGCTTATATATGGCCTGGGTGGAGTAATTGCCCCATTCATAGGCATTAAATTAATTGATCTGCTTATATCATTAATGTTTTAATCTATAACATCATGAACTCAAATATCATAAAAGCCATACGCCTTACACTGGTACTAACCGTACTGTTGTGCGTATTATATCCGGTGGTTATCACATTCGCAGCTAAGCTTTCAAAAGGGCAGGGCAATGGCGAAACCATCACCGTAAACGGCAAAGTAGTAGGTTATGCCAACGTTGGCCAAAGCTTTACACAAGCTAAATACTTTTGGGGCAGGCCATCGGCTGTAGCCTATAACGCAGCAGGTTCGGCAGGCTCAAACAAGGGCCCAAGTAACCCCGATTATTTAAAGGATGTGAGTAACCGTATAGACACATTGCTTAAATATCATCCCTACTTAAAACGTGGCGATATCCCCTCTGAAATGGTAACTGCATCCGGTAGCGGTCTTGATCCGGATATATCACCGGCTGCGGCCAATATCCAGATAAAACGCATTGCTGATAACCGCGGCTTAACCATACAACAAGTTACCAACCTGGTTAATCAACATACCGAAGCACCTTTATTAGGCTTGTTTGGCCCATCAAAAGTGAACGTATTAAAATTAAATGTGGCACTTGACGCGTTAAAGAAATAATACAAACCAGGTATTGACCAATAAAGCCAACCGCTTTGCGGTTGGCTAATTAAGTTATGGCAGAAGAGCATAAAGATAATTCGGTAAGAGACTTCATTGACCTGGTAAAGAAAAGCAGGCGGGGGAAGCTAAAAAT
It encodes the following:
- a CDS encoding K(+)-transporting ATPase subunit C, whose translation is MNSNIIKAIRLTLVLTVLLCVLYPVVITFAAKLSKGQGNGETITVNGKVVGYANVGQSFTQAKYFWGRPSAVAYNAAGSAGSNKGPSNPDYLKDVSNRIDTLLKYHPYLKRGDIPSEMVTASGSGLDPDISPAAANIQIKRIADNRGLTIQQVTNLVNQHTEAPLLGLFGPSKVNVLKLNVALDALKK